In Deltaproteobacteria bacterium, the following proteins share a genomic window:
- the rplN gene encoding 50S ribosomal protein L14, which translates to MIQMRTILDVADNSGAKRLMCIKVLGGTKRRYAYLGDVIVVSVKEALPDAKVKKGDVKKAVIVRVRKETRRPDGTYIKFDENSAVLINEQGEPIGTRIFGPVARELRAKKFMKIVSLAPEVL; encoded by the coding sequence ATGATTCAGATGCGAACCATTCTTGATGTAGCGGATAATTCTGGCGCCAAACGCCTCATGTGCATCAAAGTGCTTGGTGGCACCAAGCGCCGATATGCTTATTTGGGGGATGTTATCGTTGTTTCTGTTAAAGAAGCGCTTCCTGATGCGAAAGTGAAAAAAGGAGATGTAAAAAAAGCGGTTATTGTTCGCGTGAGAAAAGAGACGCGTCGTCCCGATGGAACTTACATCAAGTTTGATGAAAATTCGGCAGTTCTAATTAATGAGCAAGGCGAGCCGATCGGCACTCGTATCTTTGGTCCGGTCGCTCGTGAATTGAGGGCGAAAAAATTTATGAAAATTGTTTCACTCGCTCCGGAGGTTCTCTAA
- the rpsQ gene encoding 30S ribosomal protein S17, with translation MQQNKNAIKTKTKTGVVVSDAMNKTVAVRIERRVLEPNFKKYISRRKKFLAHDEKNECEIGDVVEIQETRPLSRRKSWKVVAIIKKGFGKEIALKE, from the coding sequence ATGCAGCAAAATAAAAATGCCATAAAAACGAAAACAAAGACCGGTGTTGTGGTAAGTGATGCCATGAACAAAACAGTTGCTGTGCGTATTGAACGCCGTGTTTTGGAACCAAATTTTAAAAAATATATCAGCCGTCGCAAAAAGTTTTTGGCTCATGATGAGAAAAATGAATGCGAAATAGGGGATGTTGTTGAAATTCAGGAAACAAGACCTTTGAGTCGTCGCAAGAGTTGGAAGGTTGTCGCGATTATAAAAAAGGGTTTTGGAAAAGAGATTGCTTTAAAGGAATAA
- a CDS encoding 50S ribosomal protein L24, with the protein MSLARIKKGDTVQVISGREKGKTGKILAIITKKERALVEHLNMIKRHTRPQSQTKTGGIIEKEAALPLSVMMPFCPKCKKGVRVSAKVLKDHSKTRVCAKCGENLDNKK; encoded by the coding sequence ATGAGTTTGGCAAGAATTAAAAAAGGCGACACCGTTCAGGTAATTTCCGGACGCGAAAAAGGAAAGACCGGAAAAATTCTGGCGATCATCACAAAAAAAGAAAGAGCGCTGGTGGAGCATCTTAATATGATCAAGCGCCACACGCGTCCCCAATCGCAGACAAAAACGGGAGGGATTATTGAAAAAGAGGCGGCATTACCCCTCTCTGTAATGATGCCTTTTTGCCCGAAATGCAAAAAAGGGGTTCGCGTTTCAGCAAAAGTTTTAAAGGATCATTCAAAGACAAGAGTTTGCGCCAAGTGTGGCGAGAATTTGGACAATAAAAAATGA